The sequence CGAGCCAGGAAAACATCTCAACACGACAACGGAAGCTAGTGGAACTGGCCCGGATCGAACCGAAGCTGGAACTGACCACGATTGCCCACCACATCGACGTGGTGTGGCTGGAAGAAGCCTGGCGGCGCACCCGCAAGGACGGGGCCGCCGGGGTGGACGGCGTGACTGCATCCCAATACGCAGCCGCCTTAGAGGAGAACCTGACGCGCCTGCTGGAACGGTTCAAGACCGGCCGGTATCGGGCGCCTGCGGTACGGCGCGTCCACCTGCCCAAGCCGGGAACGGGAAAGACCCGCCCGATCGGCATTCCCACGCTGGAAGACAAGGTGCTGCAACGGGCGGTGCTGATGGCGCTGGAACCCATCTTCGAGCAGGACTTTCTCGACTGCGCCTACGGGTTCCGGCCCGGACGCAGTGCCCACCAGGCCCTGGAGAGGCTATGGGGCGGGCTGATGGCCATGGGCGGTGGCTGGGTCATCGACCTGGACATCCAAAACTTCTTCGACGACGTGGACCGGGACCGGCTGCGGAACTTTCTGGGGCAGAGGGTGCGCGACGGCGTGATCTGCCGCGTGATCGGTAAATGGCTGAATGCCGGCGTCATGGAGAGCGGACAGCTTCACTACCCCGAACAAGGGACACCGCAAGGTGGGGTGATCTCCCCGCTGCTGGCCAACCTCTACCTGCATCACGTGCTCGACCTGTGGTTCGAGCAGACGGTCAAACCGCGACTGCAAGGCAGCGCCTTCGAAGTCCGGTTCGCCGACGATGCGGTCCTGGTGTTCGAACGGGAAGAAGACGCCCGGCGGGTATTGGCCGTTCCGGGCAAGCGCCTGGCCAAATACGGCCTGCGCCTGCACCCGGACAAAACCCGCCTGCTCGACTTCAGAAAACCCGGACGGAAAGGCCAGAGCTTCCAATACCTGGGATTCACCCACTACTGGGGACGCTCAGGGAAAGGGCGTTGGGTCGTCAAACGCAAGACCGCCCAAGCCCGGCTCAGCCGCTCCCTGCAGGCGATCAACCACGGGTGCCGGATGCACCGCCACTGGCCGGTTGCAGACCAACAAGCGGCCCTGAGCCGCAAACTCAAGGGGCATTATGCCTACTATGGGATCGTCGGCAACAGCCAATCGCTGGCCCGCTTCCTGTACGAGGTCAGACGGCGCTGGTACAAATGGTTGTCCCGCCGCAACCGGGAACGGATGAACCGGGACCATTTTGGGCGGCTGTACAAACGATACCCACTCCCCCCACCGCGCGTGGTTCACGGAATTTCCCGTTGCGTAGCGACGCCATAGTCCGAGGAGCCGGATGCCTTAATCGGGCACGTCCGGATCTGTGGGAACCGCGGGTGAGCAATCGCCCGCGGTCACCCGGCCGGTCTTGCCAAGTGCCTGAAGATTCAGGAGAATGCGGGCCATGGAAAGACTTGATCTGGACCTGAGCCGCCCACCTCCCTTGCCCGGGACGGTGGAGGAATGCCACCGGGTGATCGAAGCGCTTTGGCGGGCGCTGGGAGAATTTCAGCAGATCCAGGCGCGAGTGGAAGAACTGGAGGAACAGTTGGCCTTGGGGTCCGACAATTCCTCCCAACCACCTTCCCAGGACAGCCCGAAGAAGCGCGCCGAGCGCAAGGGCAAGCGACCGACGGGACGCAAGAAAGGGGCGCAGGTGGGACATCCCAGGCACGAGCGGGCTCTGGTTCCGGCAGAAGCAGTGGACGAGGTCCGGCATTACTTTCCCCATGGCCGCTGTGAGTGCGGTGGGTCGGTGGCGGTGCGGGGATTCCGTCCCCATCAGGTGTTCGACCTGCCCGAGATTCGTTACCGGGTGGTCGAACACCGGGTGTATGAAGGCCGCTGTGGGTGTTGTGGTCAGAAGCACCAGGGGCGGCTACCGGATGAGGTGCCCCGCGGCCAGATGGG comes from Methylomarinovum caldicuralii and encodes:
- the ltrA gene encoding group II intron reverse transcriptase/maturase; amino-acid sequence: MGLSEGQMAGTSSQENISTRQRKLVELARIEPKLELTTIAHHIDVVWLEEAWRRTRKDGAAGVDGVTASQYAAALEENLTRLLERFKTGRYRAPAVRRVHLPKPGTGKTRPIGIPTLEDKVLQRAVLMALEPIFEQDFLDCAYGFRPGRSAHQALERLWGGLMAMGGGWVIDLDIQNFFDDVDRDRLRNFLGQRVRDGVICRVIGKWLNAGVMESGQLHYPEQGTPQGGVISPLLANLYLHHVLDLWFEQTVKPRLQGSAFEVRFADDAVLVFEREEDARRVLAVPGKRLAKYGLRLHPDKTRLLDFRKPGRKGQSFQYLGFTHYWGRSGKGRWVVKRKTAQARLSRSLQAINHGCRMHRHWPVADQQAALSRKLKGHYAYYGIVGNSQSLARFLYEVRRRWYKWLSRRNRERMNRDHFGRLYKRYPLPPPRVVHGISRCVATP